A single window of Rickettsiella endosymbiont of Dermanyssus gallinae DNA harbors:
- a CDS encoding beta-ketoacyl synthase N-terminal-like domain-containing protein: MTISLKEENEKLKTLLEKSVSIIKRLDNGKKKEKIAIVGMSCRFPNDCYTIEKYWQLLKEGVIVNNNYPETREFETGLSLSYPASYLESIAKFDPLFFGISPKEAEDMDPQQRILLELVWEAAEQAGYNAKQLDKDTTVYIGCIGSDFNQILNKHQHSNSYTLTGTLSSILSGRIAFTMGYEGEAITIDTACSSSLVALNLACNSLLNRKCKFSLVGAANLILEEYVYNQLNNIKALASDGYCKTLSAKADGYGRAEGCAMLLLKRLDEAIKDNDNILAVIESIQTNHDGHSSGLTVPNGLAQKKLIQSVLKNSGLTPSQIVYYEMHGTGTPLGDPIEFKAIQESIFENPHEREIPLYIGSSKTNLGHSEACAGLAGVIKAVLMLKNNCIVPYSLSLQAINPRIRLTPEIAIADRAIAVDMKNKAIAINSFGFSGTNAAVIISNYNINPNLIEKNECKYLFSLSSNREVSLINYIKKYIAAIEDDNGLNIVQICHTTNISRSFDKYRVNFEIHSKKDLLTKLNEVLEKPNLILKVSPNKLGIIDELIINAINNISGIKHDFPVIYEEVISLLSENQALAPSKLIYKYLVAGLTLVKILQSIFINSTWCYSGLSCILPFYLLNRSKNINFSKLINIVNFENLTPELLAQVLDKPNKIGADLFYSVIDFQLIPVDNKNILEIDSNYPVCADWISHIIYKLLNAGESINWEYYYKNKNYIKTTLPTYAFEQDIFWPKLIKTQKQDAISCTTLLDMPSDIQYYDITKAIFNYESIQATHNVVHIGIYIDLLLITLGGDRKFHISNMIFFCPIIFKKNIDKKVIIRITSYGSQYIWAFLSKLHSDTIWTKHVEGKIEYRVAFENDLTCPGKRKYKTLSGDSFYNYLNKSLDLSLGDKVKKIIKIDVIEEKQFLVHIKSESIAENLLPFSSEVLDCCAQAFHMHSYCVNEKVKYMVASMEEIVFFNSKTNLTDIKCLIDIVDKTEDELIGNLNLFDSDNLIIAKITGCFMKKVTLDLSKITLENIPISHKFKDPSEFEKYLIDTFCALLGIKHKDVIDMKLPMTNYGLDSISALILKEKLDPWLSNKLDIIDLTNDISIESILKRVDQSSFDLEGNKSEIHSHSTRTEIHQWIKNIRISPEAKCVLYAIPYGGAGASVFNNLIKHLPSWIHLSPIQLPGREDRKNENLYTDIQLFNSCLPELIQNHTELPFLFYGHSFGALIAFRLMLHFNTIEQALGVIVAACSAPGLQENPWLKKIKQKILEKIGLDLVTIRSLKCLDRKQISVLLSIFQMDNLKLNEGEAQYFLKILLADLCVVDSYPKHIDKISKPILALHGLKDDRVDKLEVDAWSHLTTSLMQLNEYNGDHFFIRNGDIAYSIASDISIFAQQALKEIEILIN; encoded by the coding sequence ATGACGATTTCCCTAAAAGAAGAAAATGAAAAATTAAAAACCTTATTGGAAAAATCCGTTTCCATTATCAAACGTTTAGATAATGGAAAGAAAAAAGAAAAAATAGCCATAGTAGGGATGTCATGCCGTTTTCCGAATGATTGTTATACGATAGAGAAATATTGGCAACTGCTTAAAGAAGGCGTAATTGTTAACAACAATTATCCAGAAACAAGAGAGTTTGAAACAGGCCTAAGTTTGAGTTATCCAGCTTCTTACTTAGAAAGTATTGCAAAATTTGATCCACTATTTTTTGGTATTTCGCCAAAAGAGGCGGAGGATATGGATCCGCAACAACGTATTCTATTAGAGCTTGTTTGGGAGGCAGCAGAACAGGCTGGTTATAATGCAAAACAACTTGATAAAGATACGACGGTTTACATTGGATGTATAGGATCTGATTTTAATCAAATCCTAAATAAGCATCAGCACAGCAACTCGTACACGCTTACTGGAACGCTTTCAAGTATTCTTTCAGGACGCATTGCTTTTACTATGGGATATGAAGGGGAGGCTATTACGATTGACACAGCCTGCTCTTCTTCGCTTGTGGCATTAAACCTTGCATGTAATTCACTTTTAAATCGCAAATGTAAGTTTTCATTGGTAGGCGCAGCTAACCTTATTTTAGAGGAATATGTATACAATCAGCTTAACAATATTAAAGCGCTTGCTTCAGATGGTTATTGTAAAACGTTAAGCGCAAAAGCTGATGGATACGGCCGTGCTGAAGGGTGTGCTATGCTTCTCCTCAAGAGATTGGATGAAGCTATTAAGGACAATGACAATATTTTGGCAGTTATAGAATCCATTCAAACTAACCATGACGGACATAGTAGTGGTTTAACTGTACCTAATGGGCTAGCCCAGAAAAAGTTGATTCAATCTGTACTGAAAAACAGTGGCTTAACTCCAAGCCAGATAGTTTATTACGAGATGCACGGCACAGGCACACCTCTTGGCGATCCTATTGAATTTAAAGCTATCCAGGAAAGCATATTTGAAAACCCTCACGAGAGGGAAATTCCCCTCTATATTGGATCATCAAAGACTAATTTGGGGCACTCGGAGGCATGTGCTGGTCTTGCAGGTGTTATTAAAGCTGTATTAATGCTAAAAAATAATTGTATTGTTCCATACTCGCTAAGTTTACAAGCTATTAATCCTCGTATTAGATTGACTCCAGAAATTGCTATTGCTGATAGGGCTATAGCGGTAGATATGAAGAATAAAGCTATAGCTATTAATTCATTTGGATTTAGTGGGACCAACGCTGCTGTAATAATATCAAACTATAATATTAATCCAAACCTTATCGAGAAAAATGAATGCAAGTATTTGTTCTCATTGTCATCAAATAGGGAAGTTTCCTTAATTAACTATATAAAAAAATATATTGCTGCTATTGAGGATGATAATGGACTTAATATTGTTCAAATATGCCATACAACTAATATCTCTAGAAGTTTTGATAAATACCGCGTTAATTTTGAGATACATTCTAAAAAAGATTTACTAACTAAACTTAATGAAGTACTTGAAAAACCAAATTTAATTTTAAAAGTGTCCCCTAATAAGCTTGGAATTATAGATGAATTGATTATTAATGCTATTAATAATATTAGCGGTATAAAACATGATTTTCCAGTTATATACGAGGAAGTCATTAGTTTATTATCAGAAAACCAAGCTCTAGCTCCGAGTAAATTAATTTATAAATATCTGGTTGCAGGATTAACTTTAGTTAAGATTTTACAAAGTATTTTTATTAACAGCACATGGTGCTATAGCGGATTGTCTTGTATTTTACCATTCTACTTATTAAACAGAAGTAAGAATATTAATTTTTCAAAATTGATAAACATAGTAAATTTCGAGAATCTAACTCCCGAATTATTAGCTCAAGTTTTAGATAAGCCGAATAAAATAGGCGCTGATCTATTTTATAGTGTAATAGATTTTCAATTGATACCTGTAGATAATAAAAATATTCTAGAAATAGACTCTAATTATCCAGTATGTGCTGATTGGATAAGTCATATTATTTATAAGCTATTAAATGCAGGGGAAAGCATAAATTGGGAGTATTATTATAAAAATAAAAATTATATAAAAACTACATTGCCTACCTATGCATTCGAGCAAGATATTTTTTGGCCCAAACTAATAAAAACCCAAAAACAGGATGCTATTAGCTGCACGACTTTGTTAGATATGCCTAGTGATATTCAGTATTATGATATAACAAAAGCTATATTTAATTATGAAAGTATTCAAGCCACACATAATGTTGTGCATATAGGAATATATATAGACTTATTGCTCATAACATTAGGAGGCGATAGAAAATTTCATATTTCAAATATGATTTTTTTCTGCCCGATCATTTTTAAGAAAAATATTGATAAAAAAGTAATTATTAGAATTACTTCCTATGGATCCCAGTATATATGGGCTTTTTTATCTAAATTACATTCAGATACTATTTGGACAAAGCACGTAGAAGGTAAAATTGAATATAGGGTTGCGTTTGAAAATGATTTGACTTGTCCTGGAAAGAGGAAATATAAAACTTTATCCGGTGATTCTTTCTATAATTATTTAAATAAATCTTTAGACTTATCACTTGGCGATAAAGTTAAAAAAATAATTAAAATAGATGTTATAGAAGAAAAACAATTTTTAGTGCATATTAAATCAGAATCTATAGCAGAGAATCTCTTGCCATTTTCTTCTGAGGTGCTTGATTGTTGCGCACAAGCTTTCCATATGCATAGCTACTGTGTAAATGAAAAAGTAAAGTACATGGTAGCTTCAATGGAAGAGATTGTATTTTTTAATTCAAAAACCAATTTAACTGATATTAAATGCCTAATAGATATAGTAGATAAGACTGAAGATGAACTTATCGGCAATCTTAATTTATTTGATTCAGATAACTTAATTATAGCCAAAATAACCGGTTGTTTTATGAAGAAGGTTACTTTGGATTTAAGTAAAATAACGTTGGAAAATATACCAATATCGCACAAATTTAAAGACCCATCTGAATTTGAAAAGTATTTAATAGATACATTTTGTGCTTTACTCGGCATAAAACACAAAGACGTTATCGATATGAAACTTCCCATGACAAATTATGGATTAGATTCAATTTCGGCTTTGATTTTAAAAGAAAAACTGGATCCTTGGCTATCTAATAAGCTAGATATAATAGACCTGACTAATGATATTAGTATTGAATCTATTTTAAAAAGAGTAGATCAAAGTAGCTTTGATTTAGAAGGCAACAAATCTGAAATTCATTCTCATAGTACCCGTACTGAGATACATCAATGGATAAAAAACATTAGAATCAGCCCTGAAGCAAAATGTGTTTTATATGCTATTCCTTATGGTGGGGCTGGAGCCTCTGTTTTTAACAATTTAATAAAACATTTACCTAGCTGGATACACCTTTCTCCAATTCAGCTTCCAGGAAGAGAAGATCGTAAAAATGAAAACCTATATACAGATATTCAATTATTTAATAGCTGTTTACCTGAGTTAATTCAAAACCATACTGAGTTACCTTTTTTATTTTATGGTCATAGCTTTGGAGCTTTAATCGCTTTTAGATTAATGCTCCATTTTAACACTATAGAGCAAGCATTAGGGGTAATCGTTGCTGCTTGCTCTGCTCCAGGACTTCAAGAAAACCCATGGCTTAAAAAGATAAAGCAGAAAATTTTAGAAAAAATTGGGCTAGATTTAGTAACCATAAGGAGCCTAAAGTGTTTAGATAGAAAACAGATTTCAGTTTTATTATCAATATTTCAAATGGATAACTTAAAATTAAATGAGGGTGAAGCACAGTACTTTCTTAAAATATTACTAGCTGATTTATGTGTTGTTGATTCTTACCCTAAACATATAGATAAAATTTCAAAGCCTATCCTTGCGCTACATGGATTGAAGGATGACCGTGTGGATAAATTAGAAGTAGATGCTTGGTCACATCTAACAACCTCATTGATGCAATTAAATGAGTATAATGGAGATCATTTTTTCATAAGAAATGGTGACATTGCTTATTCTATAGCTTCAGATATTTCTATTTTTGCACAACAGGCTTTAAAAGAAATAGAAATACTTATCAATTAA